The following are from one region of the Aspergillus luchuensis IFO 4308 DNA, chromosome 4, nearly complete sequence genome:
- a CDS encoding uncharacterized protein (COG:Q;~EggNog:ENOG410PU77;~InterPro:IPR002402,IPR001128,IPR036396,IPR002974;~TransMembrane:1 (o6-24i);~go_function: GO:0004497 - monooxygenase activity [Evidence IEA];~go_function: GO:0005506 - iron ion binding [Evidence IEA];~go_function: GO:0016705 - oxidoreductase activity, acting on paired donors, with incorporation or reduction of molecular oxygen [Evidence IEA];~go_function: GO:0016712 - oxidoreductase activity, acting on paired donors, with incorporation or reduction of molecular oxygen, reduced flavin or flavoprotein as one donor, and incorporation of one atom of oxygen [Evidence IEA];~go_function: GO:0020037 - heme binding [Evidence IEA];~go_process: GO:0055114 - oxidation-reduction process [Evidence IEA]), with protein sequence MESNNTHISTIAVGAAVVFFFCVIRKLRCIWIQSQFAKVHGCEPVLPASKDPLLGIDVLLENIQAAKSHRFLELIQHRFQRYGNTFRVKRFTTPFIITCEPANLKNVLSLKFRDYGLGSRIATFGPLLGHGIFTSDGEHWAQSRAMVRPSFVKDQIADLEKLEELMQCLLALIPTDGSTVDLQDFFFCYTLDSATEFLFGHSVQSLNQRLSGVVPDDSDFASAFNYAQHAIARNTRLGFLGRVIPDHKATRSNRICHSLVEQLLLLLLLIHTLTPRLSDMQGTTISTLYVHPFLVDYYFPDELGASSRPVVASAWGCVLPPSWRATSESLRCLRKVQDRPEDATVLRTILEPTLPTLSCSSQHI encoded by the coding sequence AGTCACAGTTTGCTAAGGTACATGGTTGTGAGCCTGTATTGCCAGCCTCGAAAGATCCTCTTCTCGGCATCGATGTGCTTCTGGAGAACATCCAAGCAGCGAAATCCCACCGTTTCCTCGAACTTATCCAACACCGGTTCCAACGGTACGGAAACACATTCCGTGTAAAGCGATTCACAACCCCCTTTATTATAACCTGTGAACCGGCGAATCTAAAAAATGTCTTATCCCTCAAATTTAGAGATTATGGTCTGGGAAGTCGTATCGCGACCTTCGGTCCGCTATTGGGCCATGGAATCTTTACCTCCGATGGCGAGCACTGGGCTCAATCCCGCGCCATGGTGCGCCCCAGTTTCGTCAAGGACCAGATCGCGGATTTAGAGAAGCTTGAGGAGTTGATGCAATGTCTGTTGGCGTTGATCCCTACAGATGGCTCGACTGTGGACCTACaagatttcttcttctgctatACCCTCGATTCCGCCACCGAGTTTCTCTTCGGCCACAGTGTCCAAAGCCTGAACCAGCGTCTGTCTGGTGTGGTACCTGATGACAGTGATTTTGCTTCGGCTTTTAACTATGCCCAGCATGCTATTGCTAGAAACACCCGTCTCGGTTTCTTGGGGCGGGTTATTCCCGACCACAAAGCGACGCGATCCAACCGTATCTGTCATAGCCTGGTGGagcagttgttgttgttgttgttgttgattcatacgctgacccctcgcctgagcgacatgcagggtactactatctccacactctatgtacatccattcctcgtagactattactttcctgacgaacttggagcctcgtcaaggcctgtggtggccagtgcctggggttgtgttttgccgccctcgtggcgcgcgacttcggaatctctgcgatgcctccgcaaagtccaggACCGCCCCGAGGACGCTACTGTCTTGCGGACCATCTTGGAACCTACCCTCCctaccttgtcctgctcctcccagcatatctga